Part of the Phycisphaerae bacterium genome, CGTCGAGGTCGGCGCGGGCTGACCCGGACGCGGGGGGATCTTCACAACCTGGCCGGGCTGCAATCGCCCGCCGCTGATCTGCGGGTTGCTCCGCATCAGGAACACCGCGAATCGAGCGTCCCCGTAGTACATCATGGAAAGCGACTGGTAGGTGTCGCCGGGCTGAACGCGGTGTGACTCCGTTGCCGCCGCCTCGCCGATCACCTCGTTGCGCAAGGCTGACGGCTCCGCCGGCGTGTCCGACTCGGCCGGGGACGCGGGCTGCGTCGAACTCGGAGCGGCGCTTGCGACCCGATTCGGCGCGGCCGATTCATTCGCTGCAGGAGTGGGCGTTTCGGTTGGTCTCTGCGGCTCGACGTTGGCCGTCCCGGACGGACGTGTCGTTCGAGACGTGGCTGCGCGCCGTGTTGCGGGATTGGGCTGCGGTTCCGCCGATGACTCTCCCACTGTTGCGGGCATCGTCCGCCGTGCGGCGTCGGGCGTCGTCGTTGATGTGGTTCGCGATGGCATATTCGTCGCTACGCCGGTTGAATGGGACGGCGTGCTCCCGGGCTGCGGCCGGGGCGTCGGCTTCACCGGCGTCGTGCGGCGACTCGCATCAGGCTGCGCCCCACCGGGCGTCGTGCTGCCACCCTGGGCGGTCCGCGGGGAAGTCGGCTGATTGGTCGTCCGGGGCGGTGTCGCTGCCGGTTTCGTGGATTTTTCCTTGGGTGTCTGCGACGCCAGCGGACCGCCCGTGGTTACGGGAATGGGCGTCTCTTCCTGCCCGCGAAACAGATAATACCCGCCGGCCAACAGCACGATGGCCGCCGCGACCAGCACGCCCAGTTTGACGTCCTGAC contains:
- a CDS encoding LysM peptidoglycan-binding domain-containing protein, with the translated sequence MRQDVKLGVLVAAAIVLLAGGYYLFRGQEETPIPVTTGGPLASQTPKEKSTKPAATPPRTTNQPTSPRTAQGGSTTPGGAQPDASRRTTPVKPTPRPQPGSTPSHSTGVATNMPSRTTSTTTPDAARRTMPATVGESSAEPQPNPATRRAATSRTTRPSGTANVEPQRPTETPTPAANESAAPNRVASAAPSSTQPASPAESDTPAEPSALRNEVIGEAAATESHRVQPGDTYQSLSMMYYGDARFAVFLMRSNPQISGGRLQPGQVVKIPPRPGQPAPTSTVPPSVATRRTPPASTATSRPTPLRGESATAGNAARSYTVREGDSFYAIARDVLGNAARWQELFELNRDAVKGDPKRLRIGQVIQLPES